One stretch of Mycolicibacterium fallax DNA includes these proteins:
- a CDS encoding arylsulfatase: MTTGPQVSRTHLPIPSAPRTGLVTYDAKDPDTPHPLIRDIRPPEGAPNILVVLLDDVGFGAASAFGGPCATPTAERLAAGGLKYNRFHTTALCSPTRQALLTGRNHHSAGMGGITEIATGQPGYNSVLPNTMSPIARTLKLNGYNTAQFGKCHEVPVWQTSQVGPFDAWPSAGGGFEHFYGFIGGEANQWYPSLYEGTTPIEVDRTPEQGYHLTEDLADKAIAWIGQQKALAPDKPFFTYFAPGATHAPHHAPKDWIDKYRGKFDAGWDALREQTFARQKELGVIPQDAELTPRPEQIPAWDDMPEELKPVLRRQMEVYAGFLEHTDHHVGRVIDALDKLGILDDTLVYYIVGDNGASAEGTFNGTFNEMLNFNGMAALETPEFLMERLDEFGGPDSYNHYAVGWAHAMCTPYQWTKQVASHWGGTRNGTVVHWPNGFQSRGEHRDQFHHVIDVAPTLLEAAGIPEPLFVNGVQQAPIEGTSMLYSFNDGGSADRHETQYFEMFGNRGIYHKGWTAVTKHKTPWVLMGEDTVAFDDDVWELYDTTVDWTQAKDLSKEQPQRLHQLQRLWLIEATRFNVLPLDDNLTVRMNPDLAGRPTLIKGNTQVLFAGMGRLSENCVLNLKNKSHSVTAEIDVPEGGAEGVIVAQGANIGGWSLYAHGGKLKYCYNLGGLQHFFAESAEPLPSGAHQVRMEFAYDGPGLAKGGTVTLFVDGAAVGTGQVAATLTNVYSADDGLDVGADTGSAVSPDYRPGDNRFTGRVRGVQLAIAEESDAAGHQVDPAEAVRIALARQ, encoded by the coding sequence ATGACAACGGGCCCACAGGTTTCCAGAACCCATCTGCCGATTCCGAGCGCGCCGCGAACGGGACTGGTCACCTACGACGCGAAGGATCCGGACACCCCGCATCCGCTGATCCGCGACATCCGGCCCCCGGAGGGCGCCCCGAACATCCTGGTGGTCCTGCTCGACGATGTCGGGTTCGGTGCGGCCAGCGCGTTCGGCGGGCCGTGCGCCACCCCGACCGCCGAACGGCTCGCGGCCGGCGGTCTGAAGTACAACCGGTTCCACACCACCGCCTTGTGTTCACCCACGCGGCAGGCCCTGCTGACCGGGCGTAACCATCACTCGGCGGGGATGGGTGGGATCACCGAGATCGCCACCGGCCAGCCCGGCTACAACTCGGTGCTGCCCAACACCATGTCGCCGATCGCGCGGACCCTCAAGCTCAACGGGTACAACACCGCGCAGTTCGGCAAATGCCATGAAGTGCCGGTGTGGCAGACCAGCCAGGTGGGGCCGTTCGACGCCTGGCCCAGCGCCGGTGGGGGTTTCGAGCACTTCTACGGCTTCATCGGCGGCGAAGCCAACCAGTGGTACCCCTCGCTGTACGAGGGGACCACCCCGATCGAGGTGGACCGCACCCCCGAGCAGGGCTACCACCTCACCGAGGACCTGGCGGACAAGGCGATCGCCTGGATCGGTCAGCAGAAGGCCCTCGCACCGGACAAGCCGTTCTTCACCTACTTCGCGCCAGGCGCCACCCACGCCCCGCACCACGCACCCAAGGACTGGATCGACAAGTACCGCGGCAAGTTCGACGCCGGCTGGGATGCATTGCGGGAGCAGACCTTCGCCCGGCAGAAGGAACTCGGGGTGATCCCGCAGGACGCCGAGCTGACGCCGCGGCCCGAGCAGATCCCGGCCTGGGACGACATGCCCGAGGAGCTCAAGCCCGTGCTGCGCCGGCAGATGGAGGTCTACGCAGGGTTCCTCGAGCACACCGACCACCACGTCGGCCGGGTCATCGACGCGCTGGACAAGCTCGGAATACTCGACGACACCTTGGTCTACTACATCGTCGGGGACAACGGCGCCTCCGCCGAGGGCACCTTCAACGGCACGTTCAACGAGATGCTGAACTTCAACGGGATGGCCGCGCTGGAGACACCCGAGTTCCTGATGGAACGCCTCGACGAGTTCGGCGGCCCGGACTCCTACAACCACTACGCGGTGGGCTGGGCGCACGCCATGTGCACCCCATACCAGTGGACCAAGCAGGTCGCCTCGCACTGGGGTGGCACCCGCAACGGCACGGTGGTGCACTGGCCCAACGGTTTCCAGTCCCGCGGCGAGCATCGTGATCAGTTCCATCACGTGATCGACGTGGCGCCCACTTTGCTGGAGGCCGCCGGGATCCCGGAGCCGCTGTTCGTCAACGGGGTGCAGCAGGCGCCGATCGAGGGCACCAGCATGCTGTACTCGTTCAACGACGGCGGGTCCGCCGACCGGCACGAGACCCAGTACTTCGAAATGTTCGGCAACCGCGGCATCTACCACAAGGGCTGGACCGCGGTGACCAAGCACAAGACACCGTGGGTGCTCATGGGCGAGGACACCGTCGCATTCGATGACGACGTGTGGGAACTCTATGACACCACGGTCGACTGGACCCAGGCGAAGGATCTGTCGAAGGAGCAGCCGCAGCGTCTGCACCAATTGCAGCGACTGTGGCTGATCGAGGCGACGCGATTCAACGTCCTGCCGCTGGACGACAACCTCACGGTCAGGATGAATCCCGACCTGGCCGGACGCCCGACGCTGATCAAGGGGAACACGCAGGTGCTGTTCGCGGGGATGGGGCGGCTCTCGGAGAACTGCGTGCTCAACCTCAAGAACAAGTCGCACTCGGTGACCGCCGAGATCGACGTGCCCGAGGGCGGCGCCGAAGGCGTGATCGTCGCGCAGGGCGCCAACATCGGCGGCTGGTCGCTGTACGCCCACGGAGGCAAGCTCAAGTACTGCTACAACCTCGGTGGCCTGCAGCATTTCTTCGCCGAATCCGCCGAACCGCTGCCTTCCGGTGCGCATCAGGTGCGCATGGAATTCGCCTACGACGGGCCGGGTCTGGCTAAGGGCGGCACGGTGACCCTGTTCGTCGACGGCGCCGCGGTGGGTACCGGGCAGGTGGCGGCAACGCTGACCAACGTGTACTCCGCCGACGACGGGCTCGACGTCGGTGCGG
- a CDS encoding DUF1254 domain-containing protein — translation MRFGKAMAIGIAAAVVAAIAGCGGKSEAPTGSSAVTPQEMRTIAKEAYVYGFPMVDMYRIENAYAVSKDSGQYLGDWNQIHSIARVFTPADTTVQTPNSDTPYSFLATDLRTEPLVLTVPPIEQGRYFSLQFIDSYTYVYDLIGSRTTGNGGGTYLLAGPGWQGEKPAGVDKVIRTDTDFGLVLYRTQLFNPADLDNVKKIQAQYKVEPLSTFQKAPAPAPAPAVDFITPLTPDEEKTSLDFFKVLGFTLKYAPVKPEEKELRDRFAKIGIGPDGDFDLATLSDEQRNAIEGGMADAWAELHTFQTEQMQTGKVTSGQLFGSAEQLGGNYLYRFAGAVMGILGLPGAEAMYIPLTNDSAGAKLNGANTYTLTFPAGQLPPVKAFWSVTMYKLPEILLVENPINRYLINSPMLPDLVRNPDGGITLYLQHTSPGPEKESNWLPTPAGDFEMILRTYWPEQAISDGSWTPPKVSKS, via the coding sequence ATGAGGTTCGGCAAGGCCATGGCGATTGGTATCGCCGCGGCGGTGGTCGCAGCGATCGCGGGCTGTGGCGGCAAATCCGAAGCGCCCACGGGCAGCTCGGCGGTGACGCCGCAGGAGATGCGCACGATCGCCAAAGAGGCATACGTGTACGGCTTCCCGATGGTGGACATGTACCGCATCGAGAACGCCTACGCGGTCAGCAAGGACAGCGGCCAGTACCTGGGCGACTGGAACCAGATCCACAGCATCGCCCGCGTTTTCACCCCGGCCGACACCACGGTGCAGACACCCAACTCCGATACGCCGTACTCGTTCCTGGCAACCGACCTGCGGACCGAGCCGCTGGTGCTGACGGTGCCGCCGATCGAGCAGGGCCGGTACTTCTCGCTGCAGTTCATCGACAGCTACACCTACGTCTACGACCTAATCGGCAGCCGCACGACCGGCAATGGTGGTGGCACCTACCTGCTGGCCGGCCCCGGCTGGCAGGGCGAGAAACCCGCCGGCGTCGACAAGGTGATCCGCACCGACACTGACTTCGGGCTGGTCCTGTACCGCACGCAGCTGTTCAACCCGGCCGACCTCGACAACGTCAAGAAGATCCAGGCCCAGTACAAGGTCGAGCCGCTCTCGACGTTCCAGAAGGCGCCGGCCCCAGCCCCTGCGCCCGCGGTCGACTTCATCACGCCGCTGACACCGGACGAGGAGAAGACGTCGCTGGACTTCTTCAAGGTCCTGGGCTTCACGCTGAAATACGCACCGGTGAAGCCGGAGGAGAAGGAGCTGCGGGATCGGTTCGCCAAGATCGGGATCGGACCCGACGGGGATTTCGATCTCGCCACGCTCAGCGACGAGCAGCGCAATGCCATCGAGGGCGGCATGGCTGATGCGTGGGCCGAGCTGCACACCTTCCAGACCGAGCAGATGCAGACCGGCAAGGTGACCTCCGGTCAGTTGTTCGGGTCCGCCGAGCAGTTGGGCGGCAACTACCTGTACCGGTTCGCCGGAGCGGTGATGGGCATCCTGGGACTGCCGGGCGCCGAAGCCATGTATATCCCGCTGACCAACGACTCGGCCGGCGCCAAACTCAACGGCGCGAACACCTACACGCTGACCTTCCCCGCTGGGCAGCTCCCGCCGGTGAAGGCGTTCTGGTCGGTCACCATGTACAAACTGCCGGAGATCCTGCTGGTCGAGAACCCGATCAACAGGTACCTGATCAACTCGCCGATGCTGCCGGACCTGGTGCGCAACCCCGACGGCGGGATCACCCTCTACCTGCAGCACACCTCGCCGGGACCGGAGAAGGAATCCAACTGGCTGCCCACCCCGGCCGGCGACTTCGAGATGATCCTGCGGACCTACTGGCCCGAGCAGGCGATCAGCGACGGCAGCTGGACGCCACCGAAGGTATCGAAGAGCTAA